TATAGACAGCAAATAGGCCGCCTGCTGGACATGAGCAACATCCGCAAGGCTAGACTCAATATAGCCGTAGATTCCATGCATGGGGCTGGCGGCGGCTACTTCAAAACGCTACTAGGGGAGGGAGCAACCCGCATCACCGAGATAAAGGCCAAACCCAACCCCGTCTTCCCCGGCATGAAGCAGCCCGAACCCATCGGCGTAAACCTCTACGAGCTTTCGGAGGCTGTCAGGCGCGAAAAGGCCAGCGTCGGACTGGCTACCGACGGCGACGCCGACCGACTGGGCGTCATGGACGAGCAAGGCAATTTCATCACTCAGCTCCAGGTGTACGCCCTGCTGGTACTCTACTTTTTTGAGGTGCGCGGCGAGCGCGGCCCTATCGTCAAGACCATAACGACCACCAGTATGCTCAACCGCCTGGGTGAGATTTACAGTGCACCTGTTTTCGAGGTGCCGGTAGGCTTCAAATACGTGGCGCCCGTGATGCTCCGTGAAAATGCTCTCATCGGCGGGGAAGAGAGCGGCGGCTACGGTTTCCGCGGGCATGTGCCCGAGCGGGACGGGCTGCTGGCCGGGCTGTATTTCCTCGATTTCATGGCGCGCACGGGGAAAACGCCCTCGCAGCTCCTGGATTATCTTTACCAAAAAGTGGGCCCACATTACTACGACCGGCGCGACAGCGTATTTGACGAGTCCAGGCGCGGTGCTATCTTGGAACGCATAGCTGAGAGCACGCCCGCATCTCTTGATGGCGTAAAAGTCTTAAGAAAAGAGACCGCCGACGGTTTCCGCTTCCTGCTGGAGGACGGCGGCTGGCTACTGGTGCGTTTTTCAGGCACCGAGCCGCTGCTGCGCGTGTATGCCGAAAGCAAAAGTCTCGAGAATGTGCAACGCCTGCTGGATATCGGCCTCGAAATGGCGGGCGTAAAGGAAAGCGCATGAAAAACGTCAACCTGGACGACCTCACCTCCTACAAAAAGCTCGACCCATCCGACATGCTGCGCCATATCCACGACATCCCTGAGCTATGCCGGAAAGCCTGGGCGCAGGCCCAGGCGCTGGAACTGCCGCCAGATTACAAGAACATAAACAAGATAGTCGTCCTGGGGATGGGCGGCTCGGCCATCGGCGGAGACCTGCTTTCCAGCCTGGTGGTGAACGAGTGCCGCGTACCCATTTCGGTACACCGTGGTTACACTCCGCCCGCTTTCATAGATGATGACACGCTCGTCATAGCCTCCAGCTATTCGGGCTCGACGGAGGAGACGCTCTCGGCCTTCAAGCCTCTGCTCTCGACCGCCGCTAAAAAGCTGGTGATGACTTTCGGCGGGCAGCTCGGACAGATGGCGAAGGAGAGTAACATCCCAGCGTTTGTGTTCGATTACAAGTCGCCTCCCCGCGCTGCGCTCCCCTTGAGCTTCATAGCGCTTATCGGCATCGTGAACAAGCTTGGACTGATTAGCGACAAGTCAGCAGACATGGCCGAAGCTTGCGCCGTGCTGAGCCAGGTGAACGATGGTATAAACGAAACGATTCCTGAAAAGAGCAACCCTGCTAAACAGATGGCACGGAAGCTCTTTGGCAATATGGCAGTGATATACGGGGCGGAGCACCTTTCCGAGGTGGCGGCGCGCTGGAAGATACAGGTGAACGAGAACGTGAAAGGATGGGCTTTCAACGCCGCTTTCCCGGAACTGAGCCACAACTCAGCTACTGGCTA
This is a stretch of genomic DNA from Dehalococcoidia bacterium. It encodes these proteins:
- a CDS encoding phosphoglucomutase/phosphomannomutase family protein; protein product: MKFGTDGWRAVIADEFTFKNVRRCTQGVADYLKDAHLSDKGIVIGYDTRFASADFAGACAEVLAANRIKVYLSEAAVPTPVVSYAVANLEAGGGIIITASHNPARWNGFKYKSPDGASAPDDVVTEIEKQIAAVNSESIKTIPLSKAIENGMVVLTDFKSAYRQQIGRLLDMSNIRKARLNIAVDSMHGAGGGYFKTLLGEGATRITEIKAKPNPVFPGMKQPEPIGVNLYELSEAVRREKASVGLATDGDADRLGVMDEQGNFITQLQVYALLVLYFFEVRGERGPIVKTITTTSMLNRLGEIYSAPVFEVPVGFKYVAPVMLRENALIGGEESGGYGFRGHVPERDGLLAGLYFLDFMARTGKTPSQLLDYLYQKVGPHYYDRRDSVFDESRRGAILERIAESTPASLDGVKVLRKETADGFRFLLEDGGWLLVRFSGTEPLLRVYAESKSLENVQRLLDIGLEMAGVKESA
- a CDS encoding bifunctional phosphoglucose/phosphomannose isomerase codes for the protein MKNVNLDDLTSYKKLDPSDMLRHIHDIPELCRKAWAQAQALELPPDYKNINKIVVLGMGGSAIGGDLLSSLVVNECRVPISVHRGYTPPAFIDDDTLVIASSYSGSTEETLSAFKPLLSTAAKKLVMTFGGQLGQMAKESNIPAFVFDYKSPPRAALPLSFIALIGIVNKLGLISDKSADMAEACAVLSQVNDGINETIPEKSNPAKQMARKLFGNMAVIYGAEHLSEVAARWKIQVNENVKGWAFNAAFPELSHNSATGYEVPVDISRKTRVVMLRSDSLHPRVLLRYGITANILDKSGVKHEIVDATGKSKLAQMMSLILMGDYVSYYLALLYGTDPYPIKAVEYLKAELGKSK